The following coding sequences lie in one Musa acuminata AAA Group cultivar baxijiao chromosome BXJ1-8, Cavendish_Baxijiao_AAA, whole genome shotgun sequence genomic window:
- the LOC135680639 gene encoding cysteine-rich receptor-like protein kinase 6, which produces MTFVFLIPAVAGAICKFIVLPSTMATSGSISLLCLLVVLCFSSSPAMAQPLYQVCDNTGNYTANSTYKSNLDLLLSSLASNGSLSGFYNGTAGQSPDQVSGIILCRGDVATADCSSCLATAGQVLLQLCPNKRGATVWYDDCLVRYSNNQSFFSSTDNSPMAYLVNEKDIPEVSRFDKLVSELMSGIADQAAASNGSSKKFATGTMSNFTSEFPIIYGLVQCTPDLSRSRCRQCLQKLFDVIPNLFEGKQGARAVGVRCNMRYEVYSFYQSTPTLRLTAPPASGAPPASGGSGGSGNKKKNSTGTILAIVIPVATAVLLISIVCICFWRRKSAKKPSYETDPEKITSVESLLFDPSTLRIATCNFSDENKLGEGGFGAVYKGLLPDGREIAVKKLLASEQGLGELKNELVLVAKLQHRNLVRLLGVCFEEEKMLVYEYVPNGSLDKLMFDAEKRERLHWGTRYKIIGGIARGLLYLHEESQHKIIHRDLKASNVLLDSDMSPKITDFGLAKLFGGDQTQGTTSRIVGTFGYMAPEYAMHGHFSAKSDVFSFGVLVLEILTGRKNTGSYDSANSEDLLSYAWERWTAGRGFEILDPVLGIQFPSSDVLKCIKIGLLCVQENPVDRPKMSTVNVMLNSDSVSLPAPSRPAFCVGKSSMDPNSNKSILGTKNQTTQSVTMSPNEVSISELEPR; this is translated from the exons ATGACTTTTGTCTTCCTTATACCAGCAGTCGCAGGTGCCATCTGCAAGTTCATCGTCCTCCCTTCCACCATGGCCACCTCCGGATCCATCTCCCTCCTCTGCCTTCTTGTGgtcctctgcttctcttcttctcctgcgATGGCCCAGCCGTTGTACCAAGTTTGCGACAATACTGGCAACTACACCGCCAACAGCACCTACAAATCCAACCTcgacctcctcctctcctccctcgcCTCAAACGGCTCCCTCTCCGGCTTCTACAACGGCACGGCCGGACAATCCCCTGACCAGGTCTCCGGCATCATTCTCTGCCGCGGCGACGTCGCCACCGCCGACTGTAGCTCCTGCCTCGCTACCGCCGGTCAAGTCCTCCTCCAGCTCTGCCCCAACAAGAGGGGCGCCACCGTCTGGTATGACGACTGCCTCGTCCGTTACTCAAACAACCAGTCCTTCTTCTCCTCCACCGACAACTCCCCCATGGCGTACTTGGTGAATGAGAAGGACATACCCGAAGTGAGTCGGTTCGACAAGCTGGTGAGTGAGTTGATGAGCGGGATAGCGGACCAGGCGGCGGCGAGCAACGGCTCCTCGAAGAAGTTCGCTACCGGGACGATGAGCAACTTCACGTCAGAGTTTCCGATCATCTACGGGCTGGTGCAGTGCACCCCAGACCTGTCAAGGAGTCGGTGCAGGCAGTGCTTGCAGAAGCTGTTCGACGTGATACCGAACCTGTTCGAGGGGAAGCAAGGCGCAAGGGCGGTGGGCGTGAGGTGCAACATGAGGTACGAGGTGTACTCCTTCTACCAAAGCACCCCGACGCTGAGACTTACTGCTCCGCCGGCCTCTGGTGCTCCGCCGGCCTCTGGTGGCAGTGGAGGATCAG GAAATAAGAAGAAGAATTCAACAGGGACTATTCTTGCAATTGTGATACCTGTGGCGACTGCAGTGCTACTGATCTCCATCGTTTGCATTTGCTTCTGGAGGAGGAAGTCAGCTAAAAAACCTTCCT ATGAGACTGACCCGGAGAAGATCACGAGTGTGGAGTCCTTACTATTTGATCCATCTACATTACGAATAGCAACATGCAACTTCTCGGATGAGAATAAACTTGGAGAAGGTGGATTTGGTGCAGTTTACAAG GGACTGCTGCCTGATGGACGAGAAATCGCAGTCAAGAAGCTTTTAGCTTCTGAACAAGGGCTTGGGGAGCTGAAAAATGAGCTTGTTTTGGTTGCTAAGCTCCAGCACCGGAATCTCGTAAGACTTTTGGGCGTTTGCTTTGAAGAAGAGAAGATGCTGGTATATGAATACGTTCCTAATGGAAGCCTCGACAAACTTATGTTTg ATGCTGAGAAACGCGAGCGGTTACACTGGGGAACCCGATACAAGATCATCGGTGGAATCGCGCGAGGCCTGCTATACCTACACGAAGAATCCCAGCACAAAATCATACATCGGGATCTAAAAGCCAGCAACGTTCTGCTGGATTCAGACATGAGCCCTAAGATCACAGATTTCGGTTTAGCGAAGCTTTTCGGTGGAGACCAGACACAGGGCACCACAAGTCGAATCGTGGGAACATT TGGGTATATGGCACCGGAGTATGCCATGCACGGCCACTTCTCAGCCAAGTcagatgtattcagcttcggtgttCTGGTTCTGGAGATCTTGACAGGGAGGAAGAACACCGGTTCCTACGACTCTGCCAACTCGGAAGACCTTCTAAGCTAT GCATGGGAGAGGTGGACCGCAGGAAGAGGCTTTGAGATATTAGACCCCGTTCTGGGCATCCAGTTCCCGAGTAGTGACGTGTTGAAATGCATCAAGATCGGACTGCTGTGTGTTCAGGAGAATCCAGTTGACAGACCCAAGATGTCCACAGTCAATGTGATGCTGAACAGTGACAGTGTGTCTCTCCCAGCTCCATCACGGCCTGCATTCTGCGTGGGGAAGAGCAGCATGGACCCAAACTCGAACAAATCGATTCTCGGTACAAAAAACCAAACAACTCAGTCTGTAACAATGTCACCAAACGAAGTTTCCATTTCAGAATTAGAACCGAGATAA